One part of the Capra hircus breed San Clemente chromosome 4, ASM170441v1, whole genome shotgun sequence genome encodes these proteins:
- the PAX4 gene encoding LOW QUALITY PROTEIN: paired box protein Pax-4 (The sequence of the model RefSeq protein was modified relative to this genomic sequence to represent the inferred CDS: deleted 1 base in 1 codon), translating into MAKEQRFTHEPAPRESGMWTGERGAAGLDASFSLPGISSVNQLGGLFVNGRPLPLDTRQQIVRLAVSGMRPCDISRSLKVSNGCVSKILGRYYRTGVLEPKGIGGSKPRLATPPVVARIAQLKGECPALFAWEIQRQLCAEGLCTQDKTPSVSSINRVLRALQEDRRPPWIHLRLPAGLGPIPRTPPSDSEAPRGPHPGPGHRNRTIFSPGQAEALEKEFQRGQYPDSVARGKLAAATCLPEDTVRIWFSNRRAKWRRQEKLKWEMQFPGGSQGLTVPRASPGIFSAQQSTAVLPTLESTGPSSYPLCWGTSSEGCLSDTPPQACLQSCWGKNPCQLSSLDSALLCHPCPSFLCPIASLGAHQALHWPGSPL; encoded by the exons ATGGCCAAGGAGCAAAGATTCACCCATGAGCCAGCTCCCAGAGAAAGTGGCAT GTGGACTGGAGAGAGGGGAGCTGCTGGGTTGGAtgcctctttctccctcccaggGATCAGTAGTGTGAACCAGCTAGGGGGGCTCTTTGTGAATGGTCGGCCCCTGCCCCTGGATACCCGGCAACAGATTGTGCGGCTAGCTGTCAGCGGGATGCGGCCCTGTGACATCTCCCGGAGCCTCAAG GTATCTAATGGCTGTGTGAGCAAGATCCTAGGCCGCTACTACCGCACAGGTGTCTTGGAGCCCAAGGGGATTGGGGGAAGCAAGCCACGCTTGGCCACGCCGCCAGTGGTGGCGCGAATCGCCCAGCTCAAGGGGGAGTGCCCGGCCCTCTTCGCCTGGGAGATCCAACGCCAGCTCTGTGCAGAGGGGCTTTGCACCCAGGACAAGACTCCCAGT GTCTCCTCCATCAACCGAGTCCTGCGGGCATTGCAGGAGGACCGGAGACCGCCCTGGATACATCTCAGGTTGCCAG CCGGTTTGGGTCCAATTCCTCGAACTCCGCCTAGTGACTCTGAGGCTCCCCGGGGTCCCCACCCAGGACCTGGCCACCGGAATCGGACGATCTTTTCCCCAGGCCAAGCTGAGGCGCTGGAGAAAG AATTCCAGCGTGGGCAGTACCCTGATTCAGTGGCCCGCGGGAAACTGGCTGCAGCCACCTGTCTGCCCGAGGACACGGTGAGG ATCTGGTTTTCCAACCGAAGGGCCAAATGGCGCCGACAAGAGAAGCTCAAGTGGGAGATGCAGTTTCCAG GTGGTTCCCAGGGTCTGACTGTACCACGTGCCTCCCCAGGAATCTTCTCTGCACAG CAGTCCACGGCAGTCCTACCTACCCTGGAATCCACGGGTCCCTCCAGCTATCCACTGTGCTGGGGGACATCATCTGAGGGGTGTCTGAGTGACACCCCACCACAAGCCTGTCTCCAGTCCTGCTGGGGTAAGAATCCGTGCCAG CTGAGCTCCCTGGACTCCGCCCTGCTTTGCCATccttgcccttccttcctctgc ccCATCGCCAGTCTTGGTGCCCATCAGGCCTTGCACTGGCCTGGCTCCCCACTGTGA